One Rhodothermales bacterium DNA segment encodes these proteins:
- a CDS encoding pentapeptide repeat-containing protein: MDSDPNAKGVGRTPPADYDSEPTFFIEISTAELNRLLEEHRAWVDTAGKSGRRANLERVNLGGLDLHGVNLSEANLYQANLSKANLQGASLSKANLQGSLLGGANLQKASLWETELQSARLSLANLQGANLTQANLFRANLREASLQKANMTRANLQEARLSLANMQGTNLVRANLHNAVLTHAVLHEANLLEANVTGARGLQINQLRGANVSGAELPEGIEKLDWLSHVEAGSRKASQLYLAMLVCCLYSWLGVVSTQDIHLITTTASAPLPIIGTLIPIAGFYLVGPMAVFLLFVFLHLYIQRLWEDLALFPAVFPDGKSVDKKVFPWLMNGLIRSHIPQLEDTPIPFFRLQRLVLLFTAWAVVPLTLLYFMWGYLPRHHGMFTAYHLLLFAASIWLGIAFYKTGATTLRGLKPRPFVWEEARQDQRTRQAAVVLACCAVVWGMLFYGPVELPSVQLASVDLHGQYLRGVSLERANLDGANLRGARLQGAHLERATLFSAQLDNADLTGANLHGADLKGATLLGTILIRSNLTRADLRGANLQGVNLEGATLAGANLSRANLREVEGVTIAELCKARSVLGAEMDAELVGQVTTACVELLMGGQEARPATPER; this comes from the coding sequence ATGGATAGCGACCCCAACGCGAAAGGAGTGGGCCGTACCCCACCCGCCGACTACGATTCCGAACCGACCTTCTTTATCGAGATCTCGACGGCCGAGTTGAACCGGTTGCTCGAGGAGCATCGGGCGTGGGTGGATACCGCCGGCAAATCGGGCCGGCGCGCCAATCTGGAACGCGTCAATCTGGGGGGGCTGGATCTCCACGGGGTGAATCTGTCCGAGGCCAATCTGTATCAGGCCAACCTGTCGAAGGCCAATCTGCAGGGGGCGAGTCTGTCAAAGGCCAACTTGCAGGGCAGCCTGCTCGGCGGCGCCAATCTCCAGAAAGCGAGTCTGTGGGAAACCGAGTTGCAGAGCGCGCGCCTCTCGCTGGCGAACCTCCAGGGCGCGAACCTCACCCAGGCCAACCTGTTTCGGGCCAACCTGCGTGAGGCGAGCCTGCAGAAGGCGAACATGACCCGCGCGAACCTGCAAGAGGCGCGGCTTTCGCTGGCGAACATGCAGGGCACGAACCTCGTCCGCGCCAACCTGCATAACGCGGTGCTCACGCACGCGGTGCTCCACGAAGCGAACCTGCTCGAGGCCAACGTGACGGGCGCCCGCGGCTTGCAGATCAATCAGCTGCGCGGGGCCAACGTGTCCGGCGCGGAGCTGCCGGAGGGGATCGAGAAGCTGGACTGGCTCAGCCACGTCGAGGCCGGCTCCCGCAAAGCGAGCCAGCTCTACCTGGCGATGCTGGTCTGCTGTCTGTACAGCTGGCTGGGGGTGGTTTCGACGCAGGACATCCACCTCATCACCACTACGGCCTCCGCCCCGCTTCCGATCATCGGCACCCTGATTCCGATCGCCGGCTTTTACCTGGTCGGCCCGATGGCGGTGTTTCTCCTGTTCGTCTTCCTCCATCTGTACATCCAGCGGCTCTGGGAGGATCTGGCGCTGTTCCCCGCCGTCTTTCCGGACGGGAAGTCGGTGGACAAAAAGGTGTTTCCCTGGCTGATGAACGGCCTGATCCGTTCGCACATCCCCCAGCTGGAAGACACGCCGATCCCGTTTTTCAGGCTGCAGCGTCTGGTCCTGCTGTTCACCGCGTGGGCCGTCGTCCCGCTCACGCTCCTCTATTTCATGTGGGGCTATCTGCCGCGGCATCACGGGATGTTTACGGCCTATCATCTGCTCCTGTTTGCCGCGAGCATCTGGCTCGGCATCGCCTTTTACAAGACCGGCGCGACGACGCTGCGCGGGCTGAAGCCGAGGCCGTTCGTCTGGGAAGAAGCGCGGCAGGACCAGCGCACGCGCCAGGCCGCGGTGGTGCTCGCCTGTTGTGCGGTGGTGTGGGGAATGCTGTTTTACGGGCCGGTCGAGCTGCCCTCGGTGCAGCTTGCGTCCGTCGATCTGCACGGGCAGTACCTGCGCGGGGTGAGCCTGGAACGCGCCAACCTGGACGGCGCGAACCTGCGCGGCGCCCGCCTGCAGGGGGCGCATCTGGAGCGCGCCACCCTCTTTTCCGCCCAGCTCGACAACGCGGATCTCACGGGAGCCAATCTGCATGGCGCGGATCTGAAAGGGGCGACGTTGCTCGGGACCATACTGATCCGCTCGAACCTGACGCGGGCCGATCTCCGGGGCGCCAATCTGCAGGGCGTGAATCTGGAGGGCGCGACGCTGGCCGGCGCGAATCTGTCCCGGGCCAATTTGCGCGAGGTGGAAGGCGTGAC